One Channa argus isolate prfri chromosome 17, Channa argus male v1.0, whole genome shotgun sequence genomic window, cagttattttgtgTTAGACTGCTGTAGATGTGGTTGCTTTTACACCAGCTGATCGGCTTGTTTTTATCCAGAGGTCAAAAGTCATACAACGCAAGGCATTTCGGGTAATGAAGGAGTTCTGATTTGCATATGGCTAAATTGTTGCTTTAATTCTGATTTCAAACTATTGCCTACGGTTTGTAGCACACGGCGTTATACCAGTTTACAGTCTTCATAGTTTCTAATGGTCATTTTAGAATTGCAACGTGATAAACAAACCATTGATGAAACGTattgaaaaaaatgctaattgTTGCCCATAATGCTTTGCTCCTTCCAGCTGCTAGGACGTTAATTCTTTGTTTTCACCGTCATACACCGAAACTTGAACAGCGGTAGGCGGAGATAGTCTTTGATTATCACTACACAGCGTAAGGGTTCTGTATCATGTGTTTTTTATCATTGCGTCGATTTAGTCCCTGAGTGCCATGGGCTACTTTGAGGCGCTCGGTTTGCTGTCGTCTTTTGCTCCCTAAACTTTATGTTAGGTTGGCCACGTTTACTTCAACCACAGTCATTCTGCAGGAGTACGCAGGTGACAAAAACGAACGTTACAAATGTGCTGTTTAGTTGTGGTACCAGTACAGGGAATAATCTGCATTTTTAGCCTTTAAtcattactattttatttttaagatttagTGAACATCGAATACCTTTATTCATTTAGCACATCGTATccgaaaaataaaaagcaaaagtgcTTGTTTTCATATGCTGAAGACCTTCCCTGTTTACAATAAACAACCAGCGTTAGCTCAGTGCTAATTCTGTTAGCTTAGCTAGGCTAGCTAACTGCATCTTTGGGACCTCGGTCAATGCTAGTTTGTGGGGTTCACGATGGAAGATGAAGCCTTCACTGACATTAATGGCAAAGCCATATCACTGGACTGTCAGAGCCACTCCAGCTTTTGCAGGGAGTTTACTGTCAACTCCCAAAAAGTGTCTGTAGGCAAGGTGATTGCGTACACCTGCTGCGTTTGGCTTTTAGCGTACGCCGTGTTCTTCTTCACACAGGTACGTTGGTATCCCTGGTGTCACCGTACTTTCCCACTGAATCATTGCACCCACATTGATAAATATTGTTAGTgattattaattactgtattattaaGATGTTCTGCATCTTGCGTAGCCATGAAGGGATGTAACGtttctttaatattttgtatCGTTTTAAACATGTTATACACACCACGTTGTGAGACATTGTATGAGAAGTTACATTGGCATATAGTGACATGTagacattaaaatgtatacTATTATTTGTTTAGTGTCCATATTGTCTAAATAGGATAGCAGTCATAGCTTTCTGATAATGTGGTATTTGTTTGTGCCGAGCTAGATCAGGACCTGCATGTGATTGTATTTCACTTTCCTGCAGAACACGGCTGTTCTTTCCAGTGCCATAGTCATCACCTTGGTCGGCATGATGCTTTACATCCATTTCGTGAAGGTAGACCACGAGTCCCTTCTCGTCATTGGTTCCATGGGAATTCAGGTGTCCTCCAGCTTTGCCTCAGGCCGTGAGACAACCACATTCATTGAGATGAACAAGATTAAAGATATAGTCATAAATGAAGCTATTTACATGGTTAGTAAGGGATTTTATGTCTCCATCactttcacaattttacattctTCATAGTTATTCTATATTATTCCTACTACTGTTGTGTGAGATTGTGTCTAATGCTTCGATTTCAGCATCGAATCATCTACTACCTTTGTGTACTGTTAAAGGACCCCTTAGAACCTGATGCTGTGTCAAGTGTTGTGCCACTGTTTCAGGTGAGGATGAATGCTGCGTGTGGTTATTTCTCAGAAAGAAATTTTCTCATGGAAGTTACTGTCAGTGtcctgtttattgttttgtcctccataaatgtgtttgttacaCACAGTGTGGTTCACAGAAACCTGTTTCTATTTgacataatttttttctctttcagagtTCAAAACCACGGCTGAACTGCTTGGTGAAGGTTTACAAAAGCTGTCAGGAAATTATTTCAAAGTGCCAATGACAAACAACTCATAGTGTTTCTCTATGTTAATGTAATCTGAGAGATGGTTACATTTCTCATttgtatgaaataaatacatgtgaTGTGACTGTAGCCTATGTTGTCATGTACTGATCTTTTTCCTTTAGTCACTTGAAAAGCTTACAAACCTTGTATATTATgttgtattaaatgttaaaaatcacgttaagtttttttatttattttatgtgtccatttagatttaaaatgaataattatactAATATTTGGATTTTAGAATCTTTCTcaaacagtattttgtttttcataaaatgagtcgaattaaacataaaaatcaatcttgtactgcatttattttctgtcactgGTAGTTTGTGAAGGATGTGTATCTTTCTTTCCCAGGAGGTGGCAGCACCACACCTATGCCCACTAGATAGTTCATTAATCAACTTTTTGAGTTGGTAAGGGATATATGCTGCCAAAATCTATTAGTTTATCTATTCATTTATCTTAACCCTAGTAGGTCTACATTGTTTCTAACGTATGTATTTACCCTGTATGTGCAAAAACACTCCATAAAGGAGTTTTTTATGATAATCTGTGTGGTGTCAGCTGTATTATACGCACAGTACTTTTATAAATAAACCTCCACACCTTCTTCctcaaatatattttcacttCCTCATAACTGTACGTTCACCTCTTACAGACAGTTGGTCACGTTTATGTCTGTCCTCTAACTTACTTTAGCTGCTGATATTACCAGAcctgttttcagaaatgttacTTGAGGTTAACTCGAGAGCCCAAATGACAGTGGCAGTTTGTGTTGGATTAGTATCAGAATGGGTGTTGCTGCAGTGCAATGACATTAACATATACTTCTTTGAATTATTGGCCTCATTTCTTGCTAAGTTCTCATACTAGTGTTAAGAATGGGAAACAGTTTTTCTGTTAAATTGCAGCCAAAATTATTATTCCCCTACAAAAAgcataatataaatgtaatctTAATTGGATCAGTGTGCAGGTTATTAGCTAGTGattttgtagtttaaaataatgtagATGTCAAAAGAAGCAAAACACTAACACATAATTAATACTGAAACACGCACTGTGCAATGGTGTTTAAATAATCTGCTGTATTAATGCAGCCAAGCAAAAGAATGTGAACAAGGATATAGAGTTCAGCATTTTCCACTATGGAAACTAAATATAGACTGAGACTGTTTCTGACTAATAGTTTAACAGTCTTCAGTGCCCACAGTTTAAAGTTAGTAGTCATTGTTTCTGCCACCACTCTCCCTGTGTTTCCCCCTAggccttgttttttttcagctatTCTAATTCTCAGTGACCATCTGCAGCTTCCAATCAGACCTATGTGTGAACTCAAAGCTCCACAGGCcaacaaaacaagcagaagGGTGCGATTTGCATGGGGCAAAGCATTAAACTGGTGTGAAGAGGGGTCCTCTGACAGGATAATAGTCCCTCCTGGAGGCGTGAAGCAGTTGGGAACCAGTCAGGGAGTACCACCTCAGGGCGTCTGAATAGACCTCATACACGAGCAACCCCCTATGAGTGTAAAGCTGACGATGGGCACGGCAAAAACACAGCAAGGCTTTTTTCAGCCAGAGGTGTGGACTGTTAATTATCGCTATTTAGAGCTGTAATTGCACTTTAACTTTTGGGGTTCATCAATCATCCTACTGATTCTATCAAAAGTGTTTTATACATTAAACTACTCATTACTGAATATGCTAGTGTTTTCCCGTCACTCTCACTGCTGGTTTTCATTTAACGTACATTTGACTTTATCACGTAGTTCTCTAGTATTTTAATCAAGGCTACAATGTTTTGGGTGTGAGAATCTTGTGGCTAACGCGGGAGACGAAGAATTGGAGCCCCACTGAGACAGGGAGTTGCCTTCTACCCCCTGCAGTGCATGCCCccacccaaaacacacacacacaaagcaaattcTGCACAAATATTAAATCATACTCATGATACGCTCACTCATCATAAGGTAAGTTAAAGGAACAACAGTTAGATACAGTACTATGCTTTTATAGTTTGAAACTAAAGCCTGTAGGCCATTCGGAAAATGCCTGCAAGCAGGGGTCAGCAGCTAGCACCCACCTATTTACCAGGCCGGGAAACTTCCTGAAGTCTGCTCTCAGCCGAAAATCCATGTGACACATCACCTTCCGTGAAACTGTAGATTGTATTTCTTAATAAAGGTTCAAGAAATGTTCATTGGGTAGTGTTTGAGTTGCTGTTagatggattttgtttttctttattgtctttcCAGCTTTTATGCTAAGTAAGCAAACCAGTAACTATTGCcatgggaatatttaccttacAGAAATTACAAttgtattaattaatattattacttatgaaatgtattaattaattgtattaattaataagtttaaaatgctgaacatatactgaataaaaatattgatacaACAATAAAGTTTACAAAATATAACAGTATACAAAGGCTTGTTGTCGGTTGGCCCACCAAAAAGCGTTTTCATGTAGTCCCaccatgttgtgttttgtattattcTTCTTGTGTATTGAGTTCTTGGTTAACAGACAAGTGCTGAAGGAAGAAAGCGTCATTGAATTGTTTGAAAAGTTTAAGTTTCCACTCTGCCTACCAGTTCATACTGGCAGGTGTAACTTGATGTCAGTTTGGATTTGAATCTCAAAAAAATCCCTTCCTGCCTCACTGGTAACATCAGAGGAAGTTTTACATGTCAGACATACTCTAACACAGGCCTGTGTGTATCTTCCTGTAGGAGCTACCCCAACCAGCCGGTTTCTTCAATgtttactttcacatttttatgtcaaTGGAAAAAAGGtatcacatttttatatttgtgcattttttgggGAGGTAATGACTATTAGGTATGAGGGCTTGTCTCTGGCTTTGGTCCGCAAAACCCTATTGTTCCAATCCATTAtactccaaaacaaaaaaacaaaaaaaactcactatctctttttgtgtctttgtatatATTCTGCATACAGCAATAACTCCTCCATTACAGTGTATTCACTGAAcacatacttttaaaaacaatattcaaaaaagaaaagactttgtTAGCAAGCAAAACACTTTCTACAAATGTGTTCATAGATTTTAACTAACTGAAACATAACAGATATGCAaatttacagaaaacagaatGAATTCACCCTGAACTACACTGTGTTCATAATATTAACAACTAAAAGGCAGATAAGACTAAACTGCAGGTCTAATAGTTGCCTTTGCAGAACCGGTCTTGGCACCCAGGGGAACTTTTTGAATTCTGTGGAACCTCTGTGgactaaaaataaatctaaaaatacttttcaatGCAGGATAACTccatgaaaagaaatgaaatgtcattctaaatcttttttttttgtctgccttTTCTGACAGTCTTTATTTCGTGACACTGATCTTGTGTTCAAATGATTCAACTGCTGCCCATTGTTCTTGAATTAAAGCTAAATGTTCCCAACAATGTTTAGTTTATGCCCAAAATTACTACTTTGAATAAATGGCTCCATCGTTTTGGAACACAAGGACAGAAGTTACACTTTTTGATAACAGCTctctatataaatacatattcaaAGGGTTTATGTAATCCATAGCCAATCAATAAAAACCGTGGCACACTGCTATGACATCAAAAGCCACAGTGTGAAGAAGGCTTATTTGCTCAAATACCAGTTTGCTTCTTGAAGAGGCAAAAAAGTGATGCCTTCACGGACAGCAGCCTGTTAAGGCTGCcaaagtatatttactcaaaCTGTGATCTGCAGTCAGCAGTCTGCCGCTGCTGTGAAACTCTTAATGGTATGGATGAATATGAACTGATGGATCCTGTTTAGCCGTTAGCATGGTGAGAGCCCCTCTTCCTCTCTAATCTGCCATTTGACATATTTATGGATTTTGTTTATACGTTGAAAGAAATTACCGAGGTTATGGCCTTGTTGTATCACCAGGTAGTGCTGAGGTAAGAGAGACTAACAGGTTCTTGTCAGACCAGCTGGAAGCAGATAAGAGGGCGAGAAGCCTGTTTTACAGGTCTGTCAGGGGAATTGACTGCAGAGctacctgcaaacacacatccgttttcttttgtttgtgtctatAGAAAAAAGACAGGCCATTGTGTCACAAGTGTGTATGCAGTTtgcaatgcagtgtgtgtgtatgtgtgtgtccgcGCTAGTGAATCTAAACCATCTTATTACAAAGTTGCCTTTATTGACCTGGCATTAAGTCATTTGATTGTCcctctgttgtgtgtgtcctcatTAAATTGCTGTACTCCCACTTACATATATCAATGCTGGGATGACAGCTCCtcagtttttttcactttcagtgGAGCCGTGTTGTCTGTGACCAGCAATTGAGTAAGAAATAATGTGGTTTCCATAAAACTTTAAAGGCAATAAATTTTAAAAGGGGACATTATTAAGCACACATGACTTTAGAGGGGGGTCTTCAAATTCATGGAGTGttcagatttattatttttataataaatcacAGCAGTAGCAAACCACAAACAGGCCTATCAACTTTTAtgattttggtgttttgttttttttttcttttgtattaatCCTCATGCTTAGCTTTTGTGTCAGACCTGATTCTGAATCATCCCATCATTCTTAACTAGTTACCAGAGTAATAACAGGGCTCCTTTTCTCATGTATGATAATAGATAGGCATGCACAGATAGTTTGTGTCAAGAATGAATGCTCTGTAATCAGCTGTCTTAGAGATGTGTATTATGAAGAAGTCACTAGTTCAGAAATGCCCTCATGATTACTACATACCGAAGGCATGCAGTCCACACGCAAAATGACATCATGTATAAAACCCAAAAGACACGAGGAGTGAGGGAGGATTAACATATGATCAGCATTAAGATAAAAgatataaatactgtattatgTCTCCACAGCGAGctaaacatttttatccaaaggaAAAATCTCTCTAAACTCAGGTCACAAATATAAGCTacggtatttttttttactgtatttacagttcATGAGATAACCAGATATTTTCCAAGATACAAGGTTTATCAACATTTCTATCTTAGATTTCTAAGACGCGAAGGCTACGTACTTTGGAAAATAACATCCTGCGGGCTGAGCAATAGTCCTGGGAGGGCCCACGGCAAGTTTGTGTTACAtcatgaatctctgcaacatcCATGGTGTCAATCTAATGTATCTGTTATCAAGTTTGGGGGCTCGCACCAGTTAATGAGCATTAttcagtgttgttgctgtgtctTGGTCTGTGGTATTTTTATGTGTCAACCCAAGCTTCCTTTTGTTTTCCTGATGTAAACAGTTGTGCTCCATGGGcctgttttacattgttttgaCAGGGAATAAAATGACAGTTCTAATATCACAAATCTTTTGTATATCTTGAATGTTTCTAGTTGACACAGAGGATTTTATGACTAACGTATTGTTTTATGGCTAACTTTATGACTAACTTATCATAACACATGTGTAGTGTATCTCATTTGAATTATATCTGTCTCAAATGAACAGTTATAGAGGgaaaaagttattatttctgggatttggattttttgttttttacccaaGAACAGTTTTGAGtagagtgttttctttttattctactTTATACTTGTTATCCATCCATTCTAGTTTTAGAACAGCAGCTGTGACCAGCATTGGCCTCATATTTAGCATACAAACATGAGTGGTTTCGATGTTGGCATCTCACTCTCAGTAAGAAAGCAAAGTTAGTAAAGTATCTGAATATGTCTCCAACCCCTGCTAGCCAGTTATGGTGATAATAAAGTTATAGATGtggcaaatacatttattctaaGTGGGAAAAATGCCTAACTGGGTCTAGAGATCACATCCCATACTCTgattttgaaattatatttgaacATTGTTTCCCAACATTGAGAGCTGGGATGAAAATACTGATTCATGAAAACGtgtctcttgtttttttctcaggaAAAAGTGTTCCAGccatacagacacaaactgttGACGGTGGGGACACAGACTGAGTAAGCTGATTTACTGTGCTGTGACTAACTGGACAGCTACCAGTCACTCTCTACTGAACATGTCTAGACACACCTTATTGCTCTCCCCGAAAGTTGACTGAAACACACAATATCTGTATTCTTTAACCCATTAGACCACATCATGGGATGGCAATAGACAtcagtgtctctctgtctgggTTTTTTGGCAAAGAGGATATTAGTATGCACAtgtatacttttacttttatctaCATACTTGTGCTATATTTCAGTTCTGATATTTCATGCAATTGTATACACGTGCGTATATAATTTCCTCTGTGCGTTTGCACGTGTGCATCTCCACATAGAACAATAAGGGTAGAGTTGACTTGCGCAGAGTTGTCTCTTGCCTCACTGCCACCATCATGTGTTGTTGTGTCAATGTGACAACACCCCCTGCTTCCTTCATCCCCCAGCATCACTGTGAGAACACCTCACCCCCTTGATTCCCAGAGATAGACACACCCAATACAGAGACTCACATCCAATCAAATCAAACACTCTCACAAGTGTCACTCAGAATTCCCTCCTAAACACGATTAACTGTCACTTTTCCAAACTAGGAATAAAAGTAACTGACACCTCCAAATTGAAACCGTCCGCTGCAGATTAGTGACAGATTAAGATGCATGTCgataaatgtgaaacaaaaccCAATGTTACTGAGTTTTTACTAGTACAGAAATACTTCATCAAGTCATCTGACTTCAACATGTAC contains:
- the pigh gene encoding phosphatidylinositol N-acetylglucosaminyltransferase subunit H, with amino-acid sequence MEDEAFTDINGKAISLDCQSHSSFCREFTVNSQKVSVGKVIAYTCCVWLLAYAVFFFTQNTAVLSSAIVITLVGMMLYIHFVKVDHESLLVIGSMGIQVSSSFASGRETTTFIEMNKIKDIVINEAIYMHRIIYYLCVLLKDPLEPDAVSSVVPLFQSSKPRLNCLVKVYKSCQEIISKCQ